The following are encoded together in the Corynebacterium jeikeium genome:
- a CDS encoding nicotinamide mononucleotide transporter family protein: MVVVESEGIFTTLLNATLVIGGYPILWREIIGNLFGLASAVGGMKRVVWAWPVGIVGNILLFTVFLGGLFHTPQDLDLYGQAGRQVMFLIVSLYGWYQWNRARTAGMREPDNTDPSRSIVSEPAADSAAVQPSWASTKERIGMLTFAVIGTIVFALVFDALGSWGPWADAWIFTGSILATFGMARGWTEFWLIWIGVDIVGVPLLLAAGYYPSAVLYLVYGAFVLWGFFVWLRVQRTGD; this comes from the coding sequence ATGGTCGTTGTGGAATCAGAGGGAATCTTTACAACACTGCTTAACGCAACGCTGGTCATCGGCGGCTACCCGATCCTCTGGCGCGAGATCATCGGCAATCTCTTCGGCTTAGCTTCCGCCGTCGGCGGGATGAAGCGCGTCGTATGGGCTTGGCCGGTGGGAATTGTCGGAAATATACTGCTGTTCACGGTATTCCTGGGCGGTCTCTTCCACACCCCGCAAGACCTGGACCTCTACGGCCAGGCGGGCCGCCAGGTGATGTTCCTCATCGTCTCGCTGTACGGCTGGTACCAGTGGAACCGGGCCCGCACCGCCGGCATGCGCGAACCCGATAACACTGACCCCTCCCGCTCCATCGTCAGCGAACCCGCCGCCGACAGCGCCGCAGTGCAGCCAAGTTGGGCCAGTACCAAGGAACGAATCGGCATGCTCACCTTCGCGGTGATCGGCACCATCGTTTTCGCCCTCGTCTTTGACGCGCTGGGTTCGTGGGGGCCATGGGCGGATGCCTGGATCTTCACCGGCTCCATCCTGGCCACGTTTGGCATGGCTCGCGGCTGGACAGAGTTCTGGCTGATCTGGATCGGCGTGGATATTGTCGGCGTGCCCCTCCTGCTCGCCGCCGGCTACTACCCTTCCGCTGTGCTGTACCTCGTCTACGGCGCATTCGTGCTCTGGGGCTTCTTCGTGTGGCTGCGGGTGCAACGCACCGGGGATTAA
- a CDS encoding enoyl-CoA hydratase/isomerase family protein, whose protein sequence is MADKRRKHPTYDPNAEVTAVVAGHVGVIELNRPKALNSLSVEMIRLIREAVDKWADDDWIRFIVIKSSSDRAFCAGGDVRYVRMRDMKRMYRFGDSFFEEEYDLNERLSQINKPVIALLEGIVMGGGMGISMHGSHRVVTPRTLGAMPEAAIGFVPDVGMSYRLTHLDCSPAVGLFIATTGWRLSPADMLYTGLATNLVADVHAFESDLHCGDLPEVLRSNALDPQELDEPTSTLQQHVEWIERTFAEGTWVDIEARIVRDAGSVSDAELAQFITKVTDSLEGANPESLVATVELFRRAESATLREALDMEFKVGGELRRGPNFIEGVRAVLEHKDHSAQFDPATTADVDVEKWRALLA, encoded by the coding sequence ATGGCTGACAAGAGAAGGAAGCACCCGACGTACGACCCGAACGCGGAAGTGACCGCCGTTGTTGCAGGTCACGTCGGGGTAATCGAGCTGAACCGCCCCAAAGCTCTCAACTCCTTGAGTGTCGAGATGATCCGTCTGATCCGCGAGGCGGTCGATAAATGGGCTGATGACGACTGGATTCGGTTCATCGTGATCAAGTCTTCCTCCGACAGGGCCTTCTGCGCGGGTGGGGACGTGCGCTATGTGCGGATGCGCGACATGAAGCGCATGTACCGCTTTGGGGATTCCTTCTTCGAGGAAGAGTACGACCTCAACGAGCGCTTGTCGCAGATAAACAAGCCCGTCATTGCGCTGCTAGAGGGCATTGTTATGGGCGGAGGTATGGGCATTTCTATGCATGGCTCGCACCGCGTGGTCACTCCGCGCACCCTGGGGGCTATGCCGGAGGCCGCGATCGGTTTTGTGCCCGACGTAGGAATGTCTTACCGGCTGACGCACCTGGATTGCTCGCCCGCAGTGGGGCTTTTCATCGCCACCACGGGCTGGCGCCTAAGCCCTGCGGACATGTTGTACACCGGGCTGGCCACGAACCTGGTGGCGGATGTGCATGCATTCGAGTCGGATTTGCACTGTGGTGACCTTCCAGAGGTGCTGCGGTCTAATGCGCTGGATCCGCAGGAGTTGGACGAGCCCACCTCTACGTTGCAGCAGCATGTGGAGTGGATCGAGCGGACCTTCGCTGAGGGTACTTGGGTAGATATCGAAGCCCGGATCGTGCGGGATGCGGGCTCTGTTTCGGACGCCGAATTGGCGCAGTTTATAACCAAAGTGACCGATTCGCTGGAGGGGGCCAACCCGGAGAGCCTCGTGGCCACGGTGGAGCTGTTCCGCCGCGCGGAGAGCGCAACGCTACGCGAGGCTCTGGACATGGAATTCAAGGTAGGCGGGGAGCTTCGCCGGGGGCCGAACTTCATCGAAGGGGTACGCGCCGTGCTGGAGCACAAGGACCACAGTGCGCAGTTCGACCCGGCGACCACGGCAGACGTGGATGTGGAGAAATGGCGGGCGCTGCTGGCTTAA
- the ppk2 gene encoding polyphosphate kinase 2 yields the protein MSDRLPKLDKQAYEKELKRLQAELVELQQWVVETGARIVIVMEGRDAAGKGSAIKRITQYLSPRVCRIEALPAPSSREKGQWYFQRYIEKLPTAGEIVIFDRSWYNRAGVERVMGFCTTQEYRRFLHQAPIFERLLVEDGIILRKYWFSVSDEEQIRRFQSRQSDPLRQWKLSPMDLQSITRWEDYSRAKDEMFVHTDIPSAPWYTVESEDKKRSRINVINHLLNTIPWEYVEKSVPKIPERPASDSSYERPPRTQFRYVPDVAKLLEKDLLKKQAKEAKQAKEGASEGNSKKGSKGDGKGAAASTKKKSDKKKKSKKSKKDKKSK from the coding sequence ATGAGCGATAGACTTCCCAAGCTGGACAAACAGGCCTACGAAAAGGAGCTCAAAAGGCTCCAAGCTGAACTCGTCGAATTGCAGCAGTGGGTGGTGGAAACCGGAGCCCGCATCGTCATCGTGATGGAGGGGCGCGATGCTGCGGGTAAGGGCTCCGCGATCAAGCGCATCACCCAGTACCTCAGCCCGCGCGTCTGCCGCATTGAGGCTCTGCCGGCTCCCAGCTCGCGCGAGAAGGGCCAGTGGTACTTCCAGCGCTACATTGAGAAGCTGCCCACCGCCGGAGAGATCGTCATCTTTGACCGCTCCTGGTACAACCGCGCTGGCGTGGAACGCGTGATGGGCTTCTGCACCACCCAGGAATACCGCCGCTTCCTGCACCAGGCTCCTATCTTCGAGCGCCTGTTGGTTGAGGATGGCATTATCCTGCGCAAGTACTGGTTCTCTGTGTCCGACGAAGAGCAGATCCGTCGCTTCCAGTCCCGCCAGTCCGACCCGCTGCGCCAGTGGAAGCTGTCCCCGATGGACTTGCAGTCCATTACCCGCTGGGAAGACTACTCCCGTGCGAAGGATGAGATGTTTGTGCACACCGACATCCCGTCCGCTCCGTGGTACACCGTGGAGTCCGAGGATAAAAAGCGTTCCCGCATCAACGTGATCAACCACCTGCTGAACACGATCCCCTGGGAGTACGTGGAAAAGAGCGTGCCAAAGATTCCGGAGCGACCGGCATCCGATTCCAGCTACGAGCGCCCGCCGCGCACCCAGTTCCGCTACGTACCTGATGTGGCAAAGCTGCTGGAAAAGGATCTGCTGAAGAAGCAAGCTAAGGAAGCCAAGCAGGCCAAGGAAGGTGCGTCCGAGGGGAACTCCAAGAAGGGGTCGAAGGGCGACGGTAAGGGAGCTGCGGCGTCCACAAAGAAAAAGAGCGACAAAAAGAAGAAGAGTAAGAAGTCCAAGAAGGATAAGAAGTCTAAGTAG
- a CDS encoding glycosyltransferase 87 family protein: protein MQTTEAALPRLENFRHLKFSLPVKIALSVLLVLSVLPKIFNSRGFHYNLDLDVYRVGAQRVLDGQELYSGHFHIIGDTYLPFTYPPISAVLFTPLAVMPYHLAAVLLVCATVAVTWWVLAHTVHSAARLDRSSAGWVSVVLTAVLIHLSPIHTTLAYGQINVLLMGMVFADALVVPRRYRGLLTGAAVAIKLTPAVFGLWFLLRKDWGSILRMGAGTVGTTALAWLILPRDSLEYWTHTLRETGRIGNHEYALNQSINGLLYRFGLRTDDSSSLLWVLLVCVSLAVIAFIMIKLMQVQAPIVALCVNSLFALLASPVSWNHHWSWAPVLLVALACYAIANPTSPLASPRWLWVSLVVLGFAAFAFEPTAFVPFQEQRELEWNAWQALLGNSYLWWTILALLVMAIRLALYRDKTPASGASSAA, encoded by the coding sequence ATGCAAACAACGGAAGCCGCTTTGCCACGATTGGAAAACTTCAGGCACCTCAAGTTCAGCCTCCCCGTTAAAATTGCGCTGAGCGTACTGCTGGTGCTTTCCGTTCTGCCGAAGATCTTCAACAGTCGCGGCTTCCACTACAACCTGGATCTGGACGTCTACCGGGTGGGAGCCCAGCGAGTCCTGGACGGCCAAGAGCTCTACAGCGGCCACTTCCACATCATCGGCGACACGTACCTGCCGTTTACGTACCCGCCGATTTCAGCCGTATTGTTTACTCCCCTGGCTGTGATGCCCTACCACCTGGCCGCCGTTTTGTTGGTTTGCGCCACGGTAGCCGTCACCTGGTGGGTTCTCGCCCACACTGTGCATTCTGCAGCACGCCTGGACCGCTCCTCTGCCGGGTGGGTGTCGGTAGTCCTCACCGCAGTGCTGATCCACTTGAGCCCCATTCACACCACCCTCGCCTACGGGCAGATCAATGTTCTGCTGATGGGCATGGTCTTTGCCGATGCGCTTGTGGTTCCGCGCCGTTATCGCGGCCTGCTCACGGGTGCTGCGGTTGCTATCAAATTGACGCCCGCAGTCTTCGGCCTGTGGTTCCTTCTGCGCAAGGACTGGGGTTCCATCCTGCGCATGGGCGCAGGCACGGTCGGCACCACAGCTCTAGCGTGGCTAATTCTGCCTCGCGATTCTTTGGAGTATTGGACACACACGCTGCGCGAAACCGGACGTATCGGCAACCACGAATACGCTCTGAACCAGAGCATTAACGGTCTGCTGTACCGTTTCGGCCTGCGGACGGATGACTCTTCCAGTTTGTTGTGGGTACTGCTGGTGTGCGTTTCGCTGGCAGTCATCGCCTTCATCATGATCAAGCTTATGCAGGTACAGGCGCCAATCGTCGCGCTGTGTGTCAATTCCCTGTTTGCACTGCTGGCCAGCCCAGTCTCCTGGAACCACCACTGGTCGTGGGCTCCGGTGCTGCTAGTAGCTCTAGCCTGCTACGCGATTGCTAACCCCACTTCCCCATTGGCCTCTCCGCGCTGGCTATGGGTTTCCCTGGTTGTCCTGGGATTCGCCGCCTTCGCCTTCGAGCCCACCGCTTTCGTTCCCTTCCAAGAACAGCGCGAGCTCGAATGGAATGCCTGGCAGGCGCTGCTGGGCAACTCCTACCTGTGGTGGACCATCCTGGCCCTGCTGGTGATGGCGATTCGGCTAGCGCTTTACCGCGACAAAACTCCCGCCTCTGGGGCGAGCTCTGCCGCTTAA
- a CDS encoding L-serine ammonia-lyase: protein MTVSVFDLFQIGVGPSSSHTVGPMRAGLSFARRVKAFLGDDAASPRAADSATEEGLLPLGSDKLADVVSLPDEGEHSLSISVVLYGSLAATGAGHGTLGACLLGLDGADPAQVDPDYMQSRLDEIRQTRTIYLAGDKSMPVTCGFEDIVLRPTVRRSIHTNAMTFVVSGLPEPLKQTYYSIGGGFIRTEEEVPTLDELSGQWLFESGDKLISLAEHAGISLGEVQRRCEQSLRTDEQIDANLDAIAQAMQDCAKRGVTFGGVLPGALMVRRRAKRWYDQLMEEDPHRTAEFSEDWVNLIALAVNEENAAGGRVVTAPTNGAAGIIPAVLFYAREFTPAGKQDPFEVNRRFLLAAGAVGSLYKERASISGAEVGCQGEVGSAASMAAAGLAEVLGGSPRQVANAAEIAMEHSLGLTCDPIGGLVQIPCIERNAISAGKAINAAKMAMRGDGDHHVTLDEVIETMRQTGRDMSEKYKETAGGGLATNVSVNVPEC, encoded by the coding sequence ATGACTGTCAGCGTTTTCGACCTCTTCCAGATCGGTGTGGGTCCGTCTTCTTCGCACACCGTCGGGCCGATGCGCGCGGGACTGTCCTTCGCGCGCCGGGTCAAGGCTTTCTTGGGGGATGACGCCGCGTCTCCCCGCGCCGCCGACTCAGCAACTGAGGAGGGGTTGCTTCCGCTGGGTTCCGACAAGCTAGCGGACGTGGTGAGCTTGCCCGATGAGGGGGAACACTCGCTGAGCATCAGCGTCGTCCTCTATGGCTCGTTGGCGGCTACGGGTGCCGGCCACGGCACGCTGGGGGCCTGCCTGCTGGGCCTGGACGGTGCCGACCCGGCGCAGGTAGATCCGGACTACATGCAATCTCGTCTGGACGAGATCCGTCAGACCCGCACCATTTATCTTGCGGGCGATAAGAGCATGCCGGTCACCTGCGGGTTCGAGGACATTGTGCTGCGGCCGACCGTGCGACGATCGATACACACGAATGCCATGACATTCGTGGTCAGCGGCCTACCTGAGCCGCTGAAGCAGACCTATTACTCCATCGGTGGTGGCTTCATCCGCACAGAAGAGGAAGTTCCCACCCTGGACGAGCTCAGCGGGCAATGGCTGTTCGAGTCTGGCGACAAACTGATTTCCCTGGCGGAACACGCGGGCATCAGTTTGGGTGAGGTGCAGCGGCGCTGCGAGCAGTCGCTGCGCACAGACGAGCAGATCGACGCAAACCTGGATGCAATTGCTCAGGCCATGCAGGATTGCGCCAAGCGGGGCGTCACCTTCGGCGGGGTGCTGCCAGGGGCCCTGATGGTTCGTCGACGCGCGAAGCGTTGGTACGACCAGTTGATGGAGGAAGATCCGCACCGTACGGCGGAGTTCTCCGAGGACTGGGTAAACCTGATTGCCTTAGCGGTGAACGAAGAAAACGCAGCCGGCGGACGGGTAGTCACCGCGCCGACGAATGGTGCTGCGGGCATCATCCCCGCCGTGCTTTTCTATGCCCGCGAGTTCACGCCCGCGGGTAAGCAGGATCCGTTCGAGGTGAACCGGCGCTTCCTGCTGGCCGCGGGCGCGGTTGGTTCGCTATACAAGGAGCGAGCCAGCATCTCCGGTGCAGAAGTTGGCTGCCAGGGCGAGGTCGGCTCCGCGGCCTCCATGGCCGCCGCCGGGCTGGCGGAGGTGCTGGGCGGATCGCCGCGACAGGTTGCGAACGCGGCGGAGATTGCGATGGAGCACTCGCTGGGGCTCACCTGTGACCCTATCGGCGGCTTGGTGCAGATCCCGTGTATCGAAAGAAACGCTATCAGCGCCGGTAAAGCCATCAACGCCGCCAAGATGGCGATGCGCGGCGACGGGGACCATCACGTCACCCTTGATGAGGTCATCGAGACCATGCGGCAGACCGGCAGGGACATGTCCGAAAAATACAAGGAAACGGCCGGCGGCGGGTTGGCGACGAACGTCTCCGTCAACGTGCCGGAGTGCTAG
- a CDS encoding putative quinol monooxygenase — translation MILINVKYKVRPEFADNFLQEVSWFTEATRAEGGNIIFDWFRDPENANEYLLIEAFQDDADVAHVESEHFKRACDEMPKYLLETPEIINTKIPGKTEWDRMAEFRVEDN, via the coding sequence ATGATCCTTATCAACGTTAAGTACAAGGTCCGCCCCGAGTTTGCCGACAACTTCCTGCAGGAGGTTTCCTGGTTCACCGAGGCTACTCGCGCCGAGGGAGGCAATATAATTTTCGACTGGTTCCGCGATCCGGAGAACGCAAACGAGTACCTGCTGATCGAGGCTTTCCAGGACGATGCCGACGTCGCCCACGTTGAGTCCGAGCACTTCAAGCGCGCCTGCGACGAGATGCCGAAGTACTTGCTGGAAACCCCGGAGATCATCAACACGAAGATCCCAGGCAAGACCGAGTGGGACCGCATGGCCGAGTTCCGCGTCGAGGATAACTAG
- a CDS encoding peptidoglycan DD-metalloendopeptidase family protein, with translation MANRSWPLPRNKIRITSRFAGRINPVTGRPENHSGTDFAAPDGTPFHAVADGTVQYIGAARGYGQWIVIDHPASVGGGCSEYGHMWNAFATGLKVGDKVRKGQVIGYIGSNGQSTGAHLHLTIWEYGYGGRRVDPETWLANADYPGAVPKPKPKGGSPMGTLYGVDISYFQNGMSLKQAAREGIDFAIIRTTDGTYKDRAYQSHLADAESAGLVTAAYHYLRNPSEGTSVAAQVQASLQVMGSKKRPMWIDVETNAGLHVDHIRACKREFERHGVRVIGAYSYVPYWEGRIRPGEPDSHEFGKFWVAAYGRNPAGKPRDIYPGNNHRQWGYPLGNQKPSLWQFGSNAQVAGFSVDINAFRGTKEQLRELFYGTKSKATPAKPGKPQPQKGNDMTDFDQINRRYKSRVPGSKVTMTPRDALYNTDAHAYLILQKLNQLEQKIDNIAKEH, from the coding sequence ATGGCTAACCGATCTTGGCCGCTACCACGCAACAAAATTAGAATAACCAGCCGCTTCGCAGGGAGGATTAACCCCGTTACCGGCAGGCCAGAGAACCACTCCGGCACCGACTTCGCAGCACCAGACGGCACACCATTCCACGCCGTCGCTGACGGCACCGTTCAATACATTGGCGCGGCCAGAGGGTATGGGCAGTGGATCGTTATCGACCACCCGGCCAGCGTCGGCGGGGGCTGTTCCGAGTATGGGCACATGTGGAACGCTTTCGCTACCGGCCTCAAAGTGGGGGACAAGGTGCGTAAGGGGCAGGTGATTGGATATATCGGCTCCAATGGGCAATCTACTGGCGCTCATTTGCACCTAACCATCTGGGAGTACGGCTATGGCGGGCGCAGGGTTGACCCTGAAACGTGGTTGGCTAACGCGGATTACCCCGGCGCTGTACCTAAGCCTAAACCTAAGGGAGGTAGCCCGATGGGCACGCTGTACGGGGTCGATATTAGTTATTTTCAAAACGGAATGAGCTTGAAGCAGGCCGCGCGGGAGGGTATCGATTTTGCGATTATCCGCACAACCGACGGCACGTACAAAGACCGCGCGTACCAGTCGCACCTAGCGGACGCGGAAAGCGCGGGATTGGTTACGGCGGCTTATCACTACCTACGTAACCCCAGTGAGGGCACGAGTGTGGCGGCGCAGGTGCAAGCGTCGTTGCAGGTCATGGGGTCGAAGAAGCGGCCTATGTGGATTGACGTTGAAACCAACGCCGGCCTGCATGTGGATCACATTAGGGCGTGTAAGCGCGAGTTCGAGCGCCACGGGGTGCGCGTCATTGGTGCGTACTCTTACGTGCCCTATTGGGAGGGGCGGATTCGCCCGGGGGAACCGGATTCGCATGAGTTCGGCAAGTTCTGGGTCGCGGCCTATGGGCGCAACCCGGCCGGTAAGCCCCGCGATATTTACCCCGGAAACAACCACCGACAGTGGGGCTACCCGCTAGGTAACCAAAAGCCGAGCCTGTGGCAGTTCGGTTCAAACGCGCAGGTCGCGGGCTTTTCCGTGGACATTAACGCCTTTAGGGGCACCAAGGAGCAGCTAAGGGAGCTGTTCTACGGCACCAAGTCTAAGGCCACCCCGGCTAAACCGGGCAAACCACAACCACAGAAGGGTAACGACATGACAGATTTTGACCAGATTAATCGACGCTACAAGTCGCGCGTTCCCGGCTCCAAGGTCACCATGACCCCGCGCGACGCTCTATACAACACCGACGCACACGCCTACCTCATCCTGCAGAAGCTCAACCAGCTAGAGCAGAAGATCGACAACATCGCAAAGGAGCACTAA
- a CDS encoding carbohydrate-binding protein: MIDLTTYSEDQLLDLQQALADERKRRAALPAVEEAAREAKEEVVAEVTERLAEKDVKLKPPAKADTKVRPWKPWHPLDTATHFYYGDLATNGGKTWRDVLDKTRTQLNVWEPGSPGIDERYWVEVTEDKPEPETGEQPDEPTEDNPADETEPATPEWKPNTTVKPGERYTHQGATYEVIQGHTTQAGWEPPAVPALWQKV, translated from the coding sequence ATGATTGACCTAACAACGTACTCCGAAGACCAGCTACTCGACCTGCAACAGGCACTAGCCGACGAGCGTAAACGCCGCGCAGCACTACCCGCCGTGGAGGAGGCGGCGCGTGAGGCGAAGGAAGAAGTGGTCGCGGAGGTGACGGAACGGCTGGCGGAGAAGGACGTGAAGCTGAAACCACCGGCGAAGGCGGATACTAAGGTGCGCCCGTGGAAGCCGTGGCACCCGCTGGACACGGCAACTCATTTCTACTACGGCGACCTGGCTACTAACGGCGGTAAGACGTGGCGTGACGTGCTGGACAAGACGCGCACGCAGCTTAATGTGTGGGAGCCGGGGTCACCTGGTATTGACGAGCGTTACTGGGTGGAGGTTACGGAGGACAAGCCGGAACCGGAGACGGGCGAACAGCCGGACGAGCCTACGGAGGATAACCCCGCCGACGAGACGGAACCGGCCACCCCAGAATGGAAGCCGAACACCACCGTCAAACCCGGCGAACGCTACACACACCAAGGCGCAACCTACGAGGTGATCCAAGGGCACACCACACAGGCAGGGTGGGAGCCGCCCGCAGTGCCCGCCCTGTGGCAAAAGGTCTAA
- a CDS encoding collagen-like triple helix repeat-containing protein, which produces MTRVQGDLKIITGTAEAVTEVWVRSKTARPVSGGWLMTANDRRPVFDGKVDLELLPGACVLVAVSSGLPGETVELIVPESGTASLEACIRAAEAAGDLERDALDELRRDFGAWIDEARASLATADSSAKSAKAEADKAKGSADAAGKSATAAAGSASAAKISADNAGKSASAADGSATAADKSRSDASSFANSAKSASESATASAQAATESAGAAKDSANSAVSSASNAYSSAKAAKADADRAKSSADSAGSSASAAKGSADAAKGAADAAGKSASAAASSASAAKTDAGKAATSATNADKSATAAKADADRAANIASSTSWDGDKLTVNGKTSPSLTGPQGVKGDRGPRGYKGDQGDPGPQGEPGDKGDPGESGATTWGAISGKPETYPPESHKHTLADVTNAPNSHTSAATGNTLVSRDSAGRAQFATPTSAGHAATKGYVDSMSSSLTEIMDTHLTKGAFELRVASSAPPSGTASNTITFVKE; this is translated from the coding sequence ATGACGCGTGTTCAAGGTGATCTGAAGATCATTACAGGTACGGCTGAAGCCGTTACGGAGGTGTGGGTGCGCTCGAAGACGGCGCGGCCTGTGTCCGGTGGCTGGCTGATGACCGCTAATGACCGTAGGCCGGTTTTTGATGGGAAAGTCGATCTAGAACTCTTGCCTGGCGCGTGTGTGCTGGTGGCGGTATCTAGTGGTCTGCCTGGTGAGACGGTGGAGCTGATCGTCCCCGAATCTGGTACAGCGTCGTTGGAAGCATGTATTCGTGCGGCGGAGGCTGCGGGTGATTTGGAGCGTGACGCGCTGGACGAGCTGCGGCGTGATTTCGGCGCGTGGATCGATGAGGCGCGCGCGTCGTTGGCTACGGCTGACAGCTCCGCGAAGTCCGCGAAGGCGGAGGCCGACAAGGCGAAGGGTTCCGCTGACGCTGCCGGTAAGTCGGCTACGGCTGCTGCCGGGTCTGCGTCCGCTGCGAAGATTAGCGCCGATAATGCGGGTAAGTCCGCGTCTGCTGCTGATGGCTCCGCGACCGCTGCCGACAAGTCCAGGTCTGACGCCTCGAGTTTCGCTAATTCCGCTAAGTCGGCTAGTGAGTCCGCGACGGCGAGTGCGCAGGCGGCTACCGAGTCGGCGGGCGCGGCGAAGGACTCCGCTAATTCCGCTGTTTCGTCCGCGTCTAACGCGTATAGCTCCGCTAAGGCAGCTAAGGCCGATGCTGACCGCGCGAAGTCCAGCGCCGATAGTGCCGGTTCGTCCGCTAGTGCCGCGAAGGGTAGTGCTGACGCGGCTAAGGGGGCTGCTGATGCGGCGGGTAAGTCCGCAAGTGCGGCGGCGTCTAGCGCGAGTGCCGCTAAAACCGACGCGGGTAAGGCCGCAACTAGCGCGACGAACGCCGACAAGTCCGCCACGGCCGCTAAAGCTGACGCTGACCGGGCGGCGAACATCGCTAGTTCTACGTCCTGGGACGGCGATAAGCTGACAGTAAATGGCAAGACCAGCCCGTCGCTAACTGGTCCGCAGGGTGTGAAGGGCGACCGTGGCCCGCGCGGGTATAAGGGCGACCAGGGCGATCCTGGCCCACAAGGAGAACCGGGCGACAAGGGCGACCCTGGCGAGTCTGGGGCCACCACGTGGGGCGCGATCAGCGGGAAGCCCGAGACATACCCGCCGGAGTCTCATAAGCACACTCTGGCGGACGTGACGAACGCGCCTAATAGTCACACGAGCGCAGCAACGGGCAACACTCTGGTGTCCCGCGATAGTGCCGGGCGGGCGCAGTTCGCCACCCCCACGAGTGCCGGACACGCGGCGACGAAGGGGTATGTGGATTCCATGAGTAGCTCTCTGACCGAGATTATGGATACGCACTTAACCAAGGGTGCGTTTGAGCTACGTGTGGCATCGTCCGCCCCGCCGTCCGGCACCGCGTCGAACACCATCACGTTCGTGAAGGAGTAG
- a CDS encoding NUMOD4 domain-containing protein translates to MGNYTPCPGCADEKWADVPGYEGFYRISTCGRIKSLRRELPTRNGQRHIAPETNLKQHLNVNGYPSVTLYRDRRGIRKQIHQLVLTTFVGECPAGMETLHADSVRTNPHLTNLSWGTSSDNNYDIVKAGNHWAVSKSHCLNGHELVNPNLVKSTAKRGHRDCLACARARTKISHARNRKGLDISGDMQKISDSYYEQIMSVA, encoded by the coding sequence ATGGGTAACTATACACCTTGCCCTGGGTGTGCTGACGAGAAGTGGGCGGATGTTCCGGGGTACGAAGGTTTCTACCGCATATCAACTTGCGGTCGAATCAAGAGCTTAAGGCGTGAACTGCCGACCCGCAACGGGCAAAGGCACATTGCACCTGAAACAAACCTTAAGCAACATCTCAATGTGAACGGTTACCCATCGGTAACCCTTTATCGTGACCGTCGGGGAATTCGGAAACAGATTCACCAGCTTGTTCTGACAACTTTTGTCGGTGAGTGCCCTGCCGGAATGGAGACGCTTCACGCCGATTCGGTTCGGACCAACCCACATCTAACTAATTTGAGTTGGGGCACGTCCAGCGATAACAACTACGACATAGTAAAGGCCGGAAATCACTGGGCAGTGAGTAAATCTCACTGCTTGAACGGTCATGAGCTAGTCAATCCTAACCTTGTTAAATCAACCGCGAAAAGGGGTCACCGGGATTGTCTGGCATGCGCCCGTGCTCGAACCAAAATAAGTCATGCACGCAATCGCAAAGGGTTAGATATTTCTGGTGACATGCAGAAGATTTCAGATTCTTACTACGAGCAGATCATGTCTGTTGCGTAG